TGATGACACAATAAAATCaattaaaggagaactaaaATCTCTGTGTCTCATCGTAGTTTTGATATGCTCTAAATTACATCAATTATACTATAATGCAACCACCACTGACACATTGTATATAAAAATGTGCTGTCACTGCTGTAGGAAATAtggctaaagtttttttatccAGTCTGTTGTATATACAAGAGTTTAAattgttaaagaaaaaacagcatttttggttttaaacaaaaaaatgccttTTCCATGCCTTACTTTTGGAGTTATGCCTTAGGTCAAGGCTCTTTGATCTTTGAATTACTTAGCTGATTGATTAgaactcaattttttttacccCCATAGTATAGGCATCATATAACCGACCCTGGCTCTTTGGATCAAGTTTGGTTTGTTGTTTGTTGATTTATTGtgacaaaattaaattaaacacACAAAAAGCTTTTCCTGAAGTGATGTATCTATTTTAATCAGCATTCCGCCACACTGTAGCAGGGAAAGTTGCTTATTGAGGGAAAAGTGTCATTGAAATTGATTTGAAGTTAAATGGCTGCTAAGTTAATTGCTTAAGTTTTCAGCAAAATATGAGACCTGGACCctaaaaaaaatgctttcatagtctttttaaacaaaagaatgttttgtttttacaacctATTAAAAGTATGATATATAGTGAcattatgaaaaatgaaaaaaaatatgttttttgtcatttttcctGGCAAATTCGCTACTTGTACTGTTATCAATCAataaaatatatcaaataattctcccaattttattttttatggtatTGACCAAAGAGAAGGTACCTAGAAAATCTTATAGTGAACAATATTTTGTTTGTCATTGCAGTATGCTGGCTGTGAGCCAAATATTTGTTATAGTGACTTACATGTGCTAGCAAATTAAGGGCTATCTTTAAAATTTTCCTCTTCTGTCTTGATTGTGTTTAAAGTAAGTATGTCCATGACTGTATTGTGTTTCTATTACTTTATTGTAAATCCAAACCTATTCTCTAGACAGCCTAAAAATGCCAACTGAACAAGCACAAAATTCAGAAGCTTCCAGGAGAAGGAGAAAACGATTTATTTTTGGTatatttgttttgcttttagtGGATATTATCTGGGTAGGATCTGCTGAAGTCAGTGAAGAAATATTTCATGAATGTGAATTTaacaagccattttttactacaTACTTTAAGACTTCAATGTTTGCAGTATATTTGTTTGGTTTTTTGTTTATGAAAAGATGGCATTACCAATGTAGACATTCTTTTACAAATTCCAAAACGTCAAAGCGTATTTTGCAAGAAGTGGAACGTGTATCACGACGTGAAAACGAGAGAATTGCTGGCAGCATGCTATCAGCATCTGAAAACGCTTCAAGATGTTCAAGCCCTGGAAACTTTACACCTCCAAGGTATGAGAACATGACAGATGATGATATAAGCCTTACAGAATCAGAAGATGTGCAAGATCGCAAAGTAAGTTTCAATCATGTACGAGAGGTTAGATCACTTGCGGATAAGCATCTTGAAGCACAAGTGTTAGCTCGCATGTCACAGAACTCTATTGATGAACTCCGATTGCTTCTAACAGTGGTTACTAAAAAACTAAGTCTTCTGGACACCATGAAGTTATCCATCATGTTTGTTGTGTTATGGACCTTTGCAACGTTAATGTATCAAGAAGCACTGGCACACACTTCTGCTGCTGTAACAAACATTCTCTCATCTACATCTGGcatttttaccttgcttctaGCTGCAGTATTTCCATGTTCAACTACAGATAAATTTTCAGTTTCTAAACTGCTTGCTGTCTTGTTGAGTTTTTCTGGTATTGTTTTAGTTTGTTGGGCAGACCCAAGTCGAAGTGAAACAAAGTTAAATTTGGGGGAGATCTATGCACTGCTTGGGGCTTTTTTATATGCTTGCTATTTAGTCATGCTGAGACGAAAAGTGGGTGATGAAGACAAACTTgatattccattgttttttgGATTTGTTGGGCTTTTTGGTGCCCTTTTGTTTTGGCCAGGATTTTTTATTCTTCATTATGCAGAGCAAGAGGTATTTGAATTACCACATACTAGGAAAACATGGGGGTACCTAGTTTTAAATGCTGTAGTGGGCACAGTGTTGTCTGAACTATTGTGGCTTTGGGGATGCTTTTTGACAAGCTCCTTAATGGCAACACTGTCTCTTGGTCTTGTGATACCATTGACAATGGCATGGGACATGACAATCAACAAAATGAAATTTTCTTGGTTGTTTATCGTTGGTGTTATTCCTGTGTTTGTGGCATTTGTTGCAGTTAGTGTGTTGACTCATTTTGGAGAATGGGATCCAGTAAAAGACcttttttcaaaactgttttgttATACGAAACGCAGCAACGCAGGTGAAGAAAGCAAATCTCTTCTGCAAGATTCCAGTTCTGAAAGAAAAATAACTGAACAGCATCCAGTGAATTAAGCATTGGATTGAtttcttttgtaaaaattttataCTCTTGTCTTTTTTAGATACAGAGCtttaagaatttttaatttttatcaaagAATTTTTGCACCATTTGAtttgatgtaattttttgtattctttttttaaaggttTCTTGTAAACTAGTACTGAAATAACATCAATtcttttgaatttatttttagcttttttgaAGATCATGTAAAGAGtattttttttcatggaaatttgCTCTTA
The genomic region above belongs to Hydractinia symbiolongicarpus strain clone_291-10 chromosome 4, HSymV2.1, whole genome shotgun sequence and contains:
- the LOC130641393 gene encoding solute carrier family 35 member F5-like — its product is MPTEQAQNSEASRRRRKRFIFGIFVLLLVDIIWVGSAEVSEEIFHECEFNKPFFTTYFKTSMFAVYLFGFLFMKRWHYQCRHSFTNSKTSKRILQEVERVSRRENERIAGSMLSASENASRCSSPGNFTPPRYENMTDDDISLTESEDVQDRKVSFNHVREVRSLADKHLEAQVLARMSQNSIDELRLLLTVVTKKLSLLDTMKLSIMFVVLWTFATLMYQEALAHTSAAVTNILSSTSGIFTLLLAAVFPCSTTDKFSVSKLLAVLLSFSGIVLVCWADPSRSETKLNLGEIYALLGAFLYACYLVMLRRKVGDEDKLDIPLFFGFVGLFGALLFWPGFFILHYAEQEVFELPHTRKTWGYLVLNAVVGTVLSELLWLWGCFLTSSLMATLSLGLVIPLTMAWDMTINKMKFSWLFIVGVIPVFVAFVAVSVLTHFGEWDPVKDLFSKLFCYTKRSNAGEESKSLLQDSSSERKITEQHPVN